From Camelina sativa cultivar DH55 chromosome 20, Cs, whole genome shotgun sequence, the proteins below share one genomic window:
- the LOC104770928 gene encoding putative F-box protein PP2-B12, whose protein sequence is MGMNFLDLPEECIAVVISFTSPYDICRLSAVSKLLRSIADSDAAWERFLPSYSRMYINNTLSSFSNKKLFLCLCESPLLIGDGRMSFWMEKRSGKKCWMLSARKLEITWVDSREFWIWMSTPDSRFKEVAGLLAVCWFEIRGKISTSLLSKATIYGAYLVFKEQEMRAFGFESLPLDVSFRSTRTDVYNDRRVLLESGMQESREDGWLEIELGEYYVGFNEEDLEMSVSETREGGWKGGIIVQGIEIRPKEVL, encoded by the exons ATGGGGATGAATTTTCTTGATTTACCGGAAGAATGCATCGCCGTTGTGATATCTTTCACCAGCCCCTATGACATTTGCCGTCTCTCTGCTGTCTCTAAATTACTTCGCTCGATAGCCGACTCGGACGCCGCTTGGGAGAGGTTTCTTCCCTCATATTCTCGTATGTATATCAATAATACTTTATCTAGTTTTTCGAACAAGAAGCTCTTCCTTTGCTTATGTGAATCTCCTCTTCTCATCGGCGATGGAAGAATG AGCTTTTGGATGGAAAAGAGAAGCGGGAAGAAATGTTGGATGTTGTCTGCAAGGAAACTAGAAATTACTTGGGTTGATAGTCGTGAATTCTGGATATGGATGTCGACTCCGGACTCAAG GTTTAAGGAAGTTGCGGGGCTTCTAGCGGTGTGTTGGTTTGAAATCCGAGGCAAGATAAGCACATCCCTTCTTTCCAAAGCTACCATTTATGGTGCTTACCTTGTTTTCAAAGAACAAGAAATGAGAGCCTTTGGATTTGAGTCTCTACCTTTGGATGTAAGCTTTCGATCCACAAGAACCGACGTTTATAACGATAGAAGAGTGCTTCTTGAGTCAGGAATGCAAGAGTCTAGAGAGGATGGGTGGTTGGAGATTGAACTCGGTGAATATTATGTTGGTTTTAATGAGGAGGATCTCGAAATGAGTGTCTCGGAGACAAGAGAAGGTGGTTGGAAAGGTGGAATCATCGTTCAAGGGATCGAGATTAGGCCAAAAGAAGTGTTGTGA